CAAGAACAGTTTCCCGACTTCGCCCGAACCGGTAAAAGTCACGCAATCAACATCGGGATGCAGACCAAGCGCCTTACCCGCCGTCGGGCCAAAGCCGGGCAGAACGTTCAGAACACCCGCCGGAAGACCGGCTTCGACCGCCAGCTCCGCAACACGGATCGCGGTTAATGGCGACTGTTCGGCAGGTTTGAGAATGATCGAGTTCCCCATCGCCAGTGCCGGACCCAGCTTCCAGACCGCCATCATCAGCGGGAAGTTCCATGGCACGACTGCCGCCACCACGCCCAGCGGTTCACGCGTGATCATACCGATTGCGCGTGCTTCACCCGGTGAAATCTCGTCATAAATCTTGTCAATCGCCTCTGCGTACCAGCGAATGCATTTATAGGACAACGGAATGTCATCACCCGCCGCAAGGCTGATCGGTTTGCCCATATCAAGACTTTCAAGCAGCGCCAGTTCGGCAGCATGCTTTTCCGTCAGATCGGCAAATTTCATCATGACGGCCTTGCGCTTGCCCGGTGATGCTTCCGACCAACTGCCTTTTTCAAAGACCGCACGCGCGGACTGCACCGCGCGATTGACGTCTTCAACATCGCATTCGGCGACTTGGGTCAAAATCTTGCCGTCGCGCGGGCTGATGCAATCAAACGTTTTACCCGATGCCGCATCGACATAAACGCCATTGATAAAGGCCTTGTTGCGGATCGTCAGGCTGGCGGCCTGTGCTCTAAGCTGTTCGAAATTCAACTGGTTTGTCATCGGAAATCCTCCTGACGGATCGCGCGTGCTGTTTGTTCCGCGCGATATTCAAACATGATGATTGTGCAATCAGTATGACGGTGGTGTCGCGGCACTGACAACTTCGCATTCAATGTCGCCCGCGTTACGAAACCGGTGCGGGATTTCCGCATTAAAGTAATAGGCGTCACCTGGCCCAAGAACCTGAACCCGTTCGCCCACCGTGACCTCAAGCTTGCCACGGACGACAACACCGGCCTCCTCACCCTTCTGGACGATCAGATTGTCGCCGGTATCGCCGCCGGGCGGATAAATTTCATGAAGGACGCGCAGATTGCGGTCCTTGCGTGTTGCGCCGACAAGACGCATCGACATGGTGCCATCGGAAAGCTCGACGAGGTCTTCCTTGCGAAAGAAAATCTCCTCGCCGTTTTCCAGATCAATCGTAAAGAAGTTGATCAGGCTCATAGGGATGCCTGCCAGAACCTTGGCCAGACTGTCGACCGACGGGCTGACCCGGTTCTGTTCAATCGTCGATATCGTGCTGTTGGTGACACCGGCGCGGCGCGCCAGTTCACGCTGGGATAGCCCGTACATGGTACGTACTGCTTTCAGGCGATCCCCAACCTTTTGTGACATCCGGTCTCTTCCCTGTCGGTCGCTCTTATCGGCGACCATTTTGCAAAAATGGCGTTATACCGCGTCAAGATACCAGCGGTATTCAAGCGGCGTGACCTCCGAGAAGAATTCATCATATTCGGAACGTCGACAGATATCGAATACCTCGACAAACCGTTCCCCCAGATATTCCTTGACGATGTCACCCTCGACAAAACGATCAAGTGCAGAAATCATGCTGCGCGGGACGATCTTGCCGCCATGCTGTTCATAGCCGTTACCAACAATCGGATCACCTGGATCAAGCTTGTTCTTGATGCCGTAATGCATCCCTGCAAGAACGCAGGCCAGAACCAGATACGGGTTGGCATCCGCGCCCGACACACGATGTTCGATACGCGCGGCCTGCGGGCTACCGGCTGGGATACGCAGGGCAACCGTACGGTTGTTAAGCCCCCAGTTTGGAGACATCGGCGCATAGGCCTTGTTCTGGAACCGACGGTAGGAATTCGGATTTGGCGCAAAAATCGCCATGCTTTCAAACATCGACGCCTGCAAGCCGCCAATAGCGTTCAACAGGAGATCCGAAACATCCTCGTCGCCCTTGGGCGACAGGGCGTTATTTCCTTCCTCGTCACGTAGCGACACATGAACGTGCAATCCGTTACCCGCCTGATCGGAATAGGGTTTTGCCATGAATGTCGCGGTCACACCATGATCCCAGGCAATACCTTTGACAACGCGCTTAAGCTGCATCGCGTGGTCTGCCGCCTGCATCGGATCATTGACATGACCCAGATTGATCTCGAACTGGCCGGGGCCAGCTTCGGCAACGATTGTATCAGCAGGAATGCCCTGACGGTTCAGTTCGGCAACCGCGTCGTGAAGGACTTTTTCGAAATCCTCGATCTGCTGGAGGCCATAGACCTGCACACCATCCGACGCGATCCCGCCGCCAAGCGGTGCGGGTGGCAAGGGTGCGGCAGTTTGTTCGTTCTGATCGGCAAGATAGAATTCAAGTTCCAGCGCCACGGTCGGATAGAAACCATCCGCTGCCAGACGATCCACAACCGCCTGCAAAACGTTGCGCGGATCGGCAAAGAATTTTGTACCGTCCAAGTTATACAGGCTCATCATGACCTGTGCCAACGGTAGCTCACCATAGGGAACCGCATGCAGGGTTCCCGGGATTGGCTTGGCGATATTGTCCTGATCACCACTGGACCAAAGCATGCCGGTACCTTCCGGGTTGTCGCCGGTGATATCCACCAGACACACAGAACCCGGCATGTTGATGCCTTCATGGAAGCTTTTAAGAAACTTCTGCTTGCTGATTCGCTTGCCCCGGAACACCCCGTTCACATCAGGAATGAGTAATTCGACAAGTTCTATATCCGGATTTGCTTCAAAGAATCGTTGAGCTTCCGCCCTACTGTCTTCGACGAACGACTTGTTCATCGTCTAATACTCCCAGAAAAGCCTGTTTATTTCACTTTTCATCGTGCCCCGCCCAATGATTGCGGTCAAGCCCCTCGTTCGATATATCGTGCAAATAATGCACTGCAAAATAAACGCACGACATCATTGCATTGGATATTAATAATGGTTTGAAACAACCAGTGCATATCAAATTTGGCACCAAGACGACAAAATTGTTTCATAAAATTTCCCCTTGCAAAGGTGTTCAAAAAAACGAACACTTGTCTCAGATGTTCAACATATCGCACAAAGCAGGCGACTATCGCTGTCAGGAGACGTTATGAATAATTTCGACAAAACCGCCTATTGGCAGGATATCGATCAGCAGCACCACATTCATCCGTTTACCGATACGGCCGACCTTAACAATCGTGGCACACGCGTGATTACACGCGCCAAAGGCGTCTTCATCGAAGATTCGCACGGTAAACAGTATCTGGACGGCATGGCTGGCTTGTGGTGCGTCAATGTCGGTTATGGCCGCAAGGAACTTGCCGAAGCCGCCTATAACCAGATGCTGGAATTGCCCTACTACAACAACTTCTTCCAGTGCGCGAACACGCCTGCGATCGAGCTTTCCAAAGTTCTTGCAGAAATCACGCCCGATGGTTTGAACCACGTATTTTATGCCAACTCCGGGTCGGAAGCGAACGACACGGTCGTGCGCATGGTGCGCCAGTACTGGAAGCTTAAAGGCCAGCCGGAACGCACCTACATCATCAGCCGCAAGAACGCCTATCACGGCTCGACCATTGCCGGGGCATCGCTTGGCGGGATGGCCGGGATGCATTCACAGGGCGGGCCGATGCTGCCTGATGTTGTGCATATCGATCAACCGTACTGGTACGGCGAAGGCGGCGATCATACCCCCGAAGAATTCGGCCTGATTGCCGCACGCAAGCTTGAAGAAAAAATCGAAGAACTTGGTGCCGACCGCGTCGGCGCCTTCATCGGCGAACCGATCCAGGGTGCCGGTGGCGTGATAATTCCGCCATCAACCTACTGGCCGGAAATTCAACGCATCTGCAAAAAATACGACATTCTTCTGATTGCAGATGAAGTCATTTGCGGATTTGGCCGTACCGGCAACTGGTTTGGCTCCGACACGTTCGATATCAAGCCGGACCTGATGCCAATGGCAAAGGGCATGTCGTCGGGTTACCTTCCGATTTCGGCCGTTATGGTCGGTGAACGGGTTGCTGACGTCCTGATCAACGAATGCGGCGAATTTACCCACGGCTTCACCTATTCCGGCCACCCGGCAGCCGCCGCCGTAGCCTTGGAAAACATCAGGATCATTCGCGATGAAAAGCTTGTTGAACGTGTCCGCGATGATATCGGTCCGTACTTTGCCGAAAAACTTAAAACCCTTGCCGATCATCCGCTGGTCGGGGCAGTTGAAACCGTCGGCCTGATTGCCGGTATTCCGCTGGTCGATAACAAGGCGACCCGCAAACCGTTCGATAAACCGGGCACGGTGGGCACGATCTGCCGGGATGCCTGTGTTGAAAATGGCGTTATCATGCGAGCCTGCGGTGATCGCATGGTGGCATCACCTCCGCTTTGCATCACGCACGACGAAGTCGATGAGCTGGTCAAACGCGCACGTGCCGCGTTTGATGCAACAGCCAGGAAAATCGGCAAAATGTAGGTTCCGATTTAAATCAAGACATTACACAAACACCCGGCGGGATATATCATTCGCCGGGTGTTTGTGATTTTGTCTCGAAACACTGCTGAAATGCCCTATCTCAAAAGAGTCCGCCATGCTCAAACGCCTTTATCAATCCCCCGCCTATCAAACCGCCACCCTGCCCGACAGCTATTGGGTTGCCAGTGCTGGCCATCTGCCCGAATGTGATCAAATGCCCGATGAGGGCACCATCACGGCCGATGTCGCGATCATTGGTGGCGGTTATTGCGGCCTGTCAGCTGCACTGGAACTGGCAGAAAGCGGCATTGATGTTGCGGTATTCGATGCCGGGCGTTCCGGATGGGGCGCATCAGGGCGCAATGGTGGATTTTGCTGCATGGGCGGAAGCGGCAAAAGCTATGCACAGCTTTCAAAGAAGTTTGGTGATGACCAAACACGCCATTTTGCCAAACTTCAACGCAGTGCGATTGACCTTGTCGCATCGCGGCTTGAAGAGTGGAATATTGATGCTGATCGTCATTCGGACGGGGAAGTCATACTGGCGCACAAAGCCAATCGGGTGGCGGAATTGCGCAAAGAGGCCGAGGAAAATAATCATTTTACCGGTATCGAAAGCGAATTCCTGACCAAGGACGAGCTTCGCGAACGCGGTCTTTGTGCGCAGGAAACCCATGCAGGATTGCACGTCAAAAAAGGTTTTGGCCTGCATCCGTTGAAATATCTGGCCGGACTGCATCGTGCCTGTGTAACCAAAGGTGTTCGGATATTTGAACAGGCGACCATTGAAGACCTCCAAGACACCGGGGACGGTTACATCCTGACCTGCAAAAATGTGCGAATTTCGGCGAACAAGGTCGTTATCGCCACTAATGGCTACAGCGCCGAAAACCTGCCAGACTGGATCGGCGGGCGATTGATGCCGGTCTTTTCGGGTATTCTTGTCACCCGACCGATGTCAGATCATGAGCTTGCAACGCAAGGCTGGACCAGCGACCTGATGGCGTTTGATACCCGCATCTTGCTGCACTATTTCCGTAAACTCCCTGATAATCGGTTCATGTTTGGCGGTCGCGGCGGCATCACGGCAACCCCCGCCGCATTTGATGATGCAAAACAGCATCTGTTGGCGCATTTTCGCCGGATGTTCCCCGCATGGCAGGATGTTGAAATCACCCATCACTGGAACGGTCTTGCCTGCCTTTCGCAGTCGTTCCGCCCCTATCTTGGTCGGGTTCCGGGGCATCGGGACGTCTGGACGGGACTTGCATGGCATGGCAACGGCGTCGCACTTGGAAGTCTGGCCGGGAAAATGCTGGGTCAGCAAATTCTGGGCGCCAAGGGCCCGGATGATGTCGGTGCCATCATGGGGACACCACCGGATCGTTTCCCGTTATCAAAGTTTCGCCGGATCGGCCGCAGTCTTGCCTATCGATATTATGGTCTGCGTGACGAGTTTGCGTAATCAGTCAAACTGACCTATGTCATGTCGCGGATATGGCCTTTGCGCTATTGCCCGGATTAATCCTTATCGAGCACGAGACGAGCATGTCAGATCAACCGACCCTTGCCGAAATCAAAGAACGGCGTGAAATCGCGACCCGCAAAATCCGCGAAGAAACCGGTATTGATCACCAAATGATCAAAGATATCGTGCATGGCTTTTATGCCAAGGTACACGACGACGCGATGCTGGGCCCGGTATTTGCCGAGAAGATCACGGATTGGGATCACCATTTGGAACGGATGTGCATGTTTTGGGCATCTGTGGCACTTGCCAGTGGTGCCTATGACGGTCGCCCGATGCAAAAGCACCTGACACTCAGGATCGACCGCACCCATTTTGATCGCTGGCTTGAATTATTTGCCGAAACACTGGCAGAGCATTGCGAAACAGCTGCCGCACGTCACTTCATGGAACGCGCCCTTCGGATTGCATCCAGTTTCGAAATCGGGATTGCTGCGCATAACGGCGTCATTCTGGGTAAAGGCGAACGTTACGATCCGGTTTCGGCATGGTCCCCGAAATAGGCCAGAACTCATAGTAATCAGCACACTGCAAAACTTTTTGTCAGCTTTCTTAAGACCGACATGTTGACAACATTGTCCTGCTCTGAACAAAATATTTTTACGTGTTATTACTAGACGGGGGCAATCTTCGCGCGCACTGAACTGGCAAATCAAAGGGCTTATATTGGCAGCCCTGCAAGATTGCTATGTGCCAGACCGATTGCAGAGTACGACGGACGAGAGCGGAGAAAGACGATATGTGGTCTTGGATTGGCGTCAGCGCAGTCATCATTCTAGCCCTGATTACCTATACGATTTATGGCCACAAACGTCATCTCAGCCCGACAAAGGGTAAGAAAATCGATCTTTCTCAACGCCCAAACAGCGCGCTTCTAATCATTGATCTGCAAGAAGACTTTACGCTGGCCACCGGCAAAAACGCCTATGAACCTGCCGCGGTCGAAAAAACGATTTCCGCGATCAATGAACTTGTTGAAATTGCCAACAAAACCGGTCAATCGGTGATCTCTGTCCGTCAGATATTCAAAGGCTGGTACATCAATCTTCTGGTTAGTCTGTTCAATAATGGGCGCGGTAGCCCGAAATCACCGGGCCTTGATCTTGATGCCCGCCTGAACGGCGATATCGATCATGACATTACCAAAGCCCGCGCCGATGCCTTCAGCGCGCCTGAACTTGAACGCGTTCTTGAACGCCAGAAAGTCGGCAAGCTGCACATCGTCGGTCTGGATGGAAATTACTGCGTCCAAGCAACAATGCAGGCCGCAATCAACCGCGGATATGATGTTTCATTCACCGATGCCGGTATTTTGGCGGTCAATCCCGGCATTTGGCAAAAAACCAAGGCCCGCCTCGCGGCGAGTGGTGCCAAAAGCACCATCACACAAGCCCCCGCCAAGGCATCCTGAAACTTTACAGTCTGTCGCGGATTGAATACCAGGTCATGGCAAGAACCAAAAACGGATAGCGCAACGCCTTGCCGCCCGGGAAACTTGGAATTTTGATGTTTGACATCACATCAAACCGGTCCATCGTGCCCGATATCGCATCGGCCATGATCTGCCCGGCCAGTGTCGCCATGGCAACCCCATGCCCGGAATAGCCCGTCGCGGTATAGACGCGGTCCTCTACCTTGCGGAAAAACGGCATGCGATTCATCGTAATCGCCAATGTCCCGCCCCAGCCATAATCGATTTTCACATCCTTAAGCTGCGGATAGACTTCCAGCATATGCGGCGCAACAAAGGATTTTATATCCTTGGGGAAGTGATAGCTGTATGTCTCGCCACCGCCAAACAACATGCGTTTATCAGCCGACAGGCGATAATAATTGATCACGAATTTTGAATCCGCCACCGCCACATCATCGCGGATCAGTTCACGCGCCAGATCATCGCCCAATGGCTCGGTCGCAATAACGAAATTGTTGATCGGCATCACCCGTCTGGCAACCCGGTCTTCCAGCCCGTCAAGATACCCGTTGCAGCCCAGCACCATCATATCCGCCGTCACCCGATGCCCTGATGCCGTTTTGACAATAACCTTTTCGTCATTGTCATAGCCATTAACCGTCGCGTTTTCAAAAATCCGCGCCCCGGCGGCACGTGCCGCATCCGCAAGTCCAAGCGCGAAATTCAGCGGATGAAGATGCCCCGCCCCCATATCAAGCGACCCGCCATAATAAAATTCCGACCCCAGCATGTCGCGGATTTCATCCCGGTCAACGGCACGGATCGCGTCATAGCCATATTCGGTCCGGAGTTTTTCGGTATATTCGTGCGTGCCTGCCACAAATCGTTCGCGATGATCGGCATGCAGAATGCCCGGTTTCCAGTCGCATTTGATGTCATGCTTGGTAATCAGGCTTTTGACGATATCCTTGGATTGCTCCGCAATATCCCATAGCTTTCTGGCATCGTCGCGACCGACCATCTTTTCAAGGTCGTCCTGCTCGCGGCGCTGTCCCGAACCGACCTGCCCGCCATTGCGCCCTGATGCACCCCAACCAACCCGATGCGCTTCAAGCAACACAACACTATATCCGCGTTCCGCCAGATGAAGTGCCGCGGACAGTCCGGTAAACCCGCCGCCGACAACAACAACATCGCAAACCTGATCCCCATCCAGTTCGACAAAGTGTTCGGTCTTGTTTGCCGTCGCGGCGTAATAGGACGACGGATATGCACCGGACTTGTCATTTGCGGTCAGGAAGCTTGGGGTAAACACGCGATGCCTCGGATTGGTTGTCTTGAGATTTATAATCCCGTCATGGTGCCGGAATTGATCGGACCATCAAGGGAAAACTGGCTAGAACCAGCCTTCGCACATGCTTTTCACCGATTATGTCAAAACAGGCAACAACCGGAACAAAGGATTGCGCAAAAACCGGTTTATAAGGGTAATTCAACGCGCCTGCGTTACAGCCTCAACCATACGAAGGGCGGTTTTGGTCGCAGCACATCCGCCGCGTGCCGTGCATCGCAAATCCGGATGCATCATGGCCCCGATTTTAACCGTCTGATCGACCAACTCGTCATATCCCAACACCGCATCAAACCCGGCCATAACCGCCATTGCCGATGAAAATGCGTGCGACACCCCGGCAACATTGCGCGCATGGCACGGGATTTCAACATCCCCGCCCACCGGATCACAGACAAGGCCCAGCGTATTCATCAAACACATGCTGGCAGCGTCAAAACATTGTACAGGTGTTCCGCCAAATGCCTGCGCCACACCCGCGGCCGCCATTGCCGCCGACGCACCGGTTTCCACCGAACAACCACCGCATTCGGCGGCAAAGGTTCCGCGCGCGGCAAACACGGCACCCACCAGCGCCATCACCTGCAACGCATCGGTCGCTCCATCCAGATCAATGCCATGCCGGATAAGGCCATACAGTGTGCCCGGAACCACACCAGCACTGCCTGCCGTTGGTGCAGCACAGACCAGTCCGCGATTGGAATCCCGTTCCATCGCCGAAAGCGCGCCTGCAATCGCATCCTGCAAAACCGCCCCGCCCAGCCCTGCGGGCAGATTGGCATCGCGAACCTTGCGCGCACGCAGGGTTAAAAACCGCATCACATTGTCTTCGGGCTTGGCATCGAACCCTTCGGCCACCACACGCAACATCAATTCGCACCGTTCACGAAAAAGCGCGCGCGTTGCATCACGTGAAAGACCAAGGCGCCTTGCTTCCAGAACCAGGCCCGCCTCGGCAAGTGATCCGCCCTGTTGCTCGGCCACCGCGATGACCGCATCGCTGGTCGAAAACAGATCATCAGTGGCACACACCGGATATTGCGAGGCAGCAGCGAAACGAACGTCTTTGATACCGTCCTGATCACGCAAAGAGGCTATCAACGTTGTATCAGGCAAGGCCTGCAGGGCAATTTCGCAGCGATCATGATCCGGATCGACCGATATTCCGAGCAACTTGTTGCCATTCAAAGCAAGCCCGGCCGCAATATCATCCGACCGCGCACCGATATCAGGGCACCAGACAAACACACTTGCGGTTTTGCCAGTCAGAAAGACCGGTTCGCCATTCATCGCATCGATGTAATACATCCCGCCACCAACCGATGCACCGGCATACAGATCGGCACGATCCGCGCCATTCCGCTCGGTTACGGTCAGTTCAAGGTCAACACGATTGGGATGGTTGTTGTTTTCAAGTTCGACGATTTCGACCGCGAAGAGAAATCCCTCGCCCCGCGTCACACGCGGTAAAATGTCACGGTAATCTGTATCCGTCAGCGCCGCCCCGGCAAAACCGGCGGCAAAATTTTCATCCGAACTTTGTGCCTGATACACGGGCGCAAACGACCCGCGCGGATCGAAACGGACAATCGCCTTTTTCAAAACCTCGCCATTGCTGCACGATAATTCGCGCGCGACCTTCGCCATCATATAAGGTGCTGCCCAATGGGAACTTGATGGACCGCGCATCACGGGGCCAATAACGGAGTTAAGCAGACTAATTTCTTGCATGGCGGGGCAATCCGGGAAAATTGCATATGATTTTCCCCGATGATCGCGCGCA
The Thalassospira xiamenensis M-5 = DSM 17429 DNA segment above includes these coding regions:
- a CDS encoding aldehyde dehydrogenase, with translation MTNQLNFEQLRAQAASLTIRNKAFINGVYVDAASGKTFDCISPRDGKILTQVAECDVEDVNRAVQSARAVFEKGSWSEASPGKRKAVMMKFADLTEKHAAELALLESLDMGKPISLAAGDDIPLSYKCIRWYAEAIDKIYDEISPGEARAIGMITREPLGVVAAVVPWNFPLMMAVWKLGPALAMGNSIILKPAEQSPLTAIRVAELAVEAGLPAGVLNVLPGFGPTAGKALGLHPDVDCVTFTGSGEVGKLFLQYSGQSNMKRVWLECGGKSPNIVLADCPDMDAAAEAAAGGIFYNQGEVCTAGSRLIVEESIKDEFIEKVVAAGRKMQPGDPLDPNSQMGAIVDENQMNRVLGYIEKGAAEGAKLCTGGKRARTESGGYYVEPTVFDAVKNDMTIAKEEIFGPVLSVISVKDWKEAVQTANDTPYGLAAAVWTRDINKAHLAAKKLRAGLVWVNCWDGGSITMPFGGYKQSGTGRDRSLHAMDKYCEIKSTWIALGDA
- a CDS encoding cupin domain-containing protein — protein: MSQKVGDRLKAVRTMYGLSQRELARRAGVTNSTISTIEQNRVSPSVDSLAKVLAGIPMSLINFFTIDLENGEEIFFRKEDLVELSDGTMSMRLVGATRKDRNLRVLHEIYPPGGDTGDNLIVQKGEEAGVVVRGKLEVTVGERVQVLGPGDAYYFNAEIPHRFRNAGDIECEVVSAATPPSY
- a CDS encoding glutamine synthetase family protein: MNKSFVEDSRAEAQRFFEANPDIELVELLIPDVNGVFRGKRISKQKFLKSFHEGINMPGSVCLVDITGDNPEGTGMLWSSGDQDNIAKPIPGTLHAVPYGELPLAQVMMSLYNLDGTKFFADPRNVLQAVVDRLAADGFYPTVALELEFYLADQNEQTAAPLPPAPLGGGIASDGVQVYGLQQIEDFEKVLHDAVAELNRQGIPADTIVAEAGPGQFEINLGHVNDPMQAADHAMQLKRVVKGIAWDHGVTATFMAKPYSDQAGNGLHVHVSLRDEEGNNALSPKGDEDVSDLLLNAIGGLQASMFESMAIFAPNPNSYRRFQNKAYAPMSPNWGLNNRTVALRIPAGSPQAARIEHRVSGADANPYLVLACVLAGMHYGIKNKLDPGDPIVGNGYEQHGGKIVPRSMISALDRFVEGDIVKEYLGERFVEVFDICRRSEYDEFFSEVTPLEYRWYLDAV
- a CDS encoding aspartate aminotransferase family protein, whose protein sequence is MNNFDKTAYWQDIDQQHHIHPFTDTADLNNRGTRVITRAKGVFIEDSHGKQYLDGMAGLWCVNVGYGRKELAEAAYNQMLELPYYNNFFQCANTPAIELSKVLAEITPDGLNHVFYANSGSEANDTVVRMVRQYWKLKGQPERTYIISRKNAYHGSTIAGASLGGMAGMHSQGGPMLPDVVHIDQPYWYGEGGDHTPEEFGLIAARKLEEKIEELGADRVGAFIGEPIQGAGGVIIPPSTYWPEIQRICKKYDILLIADEVICGFGRTGNWFGSDTFDIKPDLMPMAKGMSSGYLPISAVMVGERVADVLINECGEFTHGFTYSGHPAAAAVALENIRIIRDEKLVERVRDDIGPYFAEKLKTLADHPLVGAVETVGLIAGIPLVDNKATRKPFDKPGTVGTICRDACVENGVIMRACGDRMVASPPLCITHDEVDELVKRARAAFDATARKIGKM
- a CDS encoding NAD(P)/FAD-dependent oxidoreductase codes for the protein MLKRLYQSPAYQTATLPDSYWVASAGHLPECDQMPDEGTITADVAIIGGGYCGLSAALELAESGIDVAVFDAGRSGWGASGRNGGFCCMGGSGKSYAQLSKKFGDDQTRHFAKLQRSAIDLVASRLEEWNIDADRHSDGEVILAHKANRVAELRKEAEENNHFTGIESEFLTKDELRERGLCAQETHAGLHVKKGFGLHPLKYLAGLHRACVTKGVRIFEQATIEDLQDTGDGYILTCKNVRISANKVVIATNGYSAENLPDWIGGRLMPVFSGILVTRPMSDHELATQGWTSDLMAFDTRILLHYFRKLPDNRFMFGGRGGITATPAAFDDAKQHLLAHFRRMFPAWQDVEITHHWNGLACLSQSFRPYLGRVPGHRDVWTGLAWHGNGVALGSLAGKMLGQQILGAKGPDDVGAIMGTPPDRFPLSKFRRIGRSLAYRYYGLRDEFA
- a CDS encoding group III truncated hemoglobin, coding for MSDQPTLAEIKERREIATRKIREETGIDHQMIKDIVHGFYAKVHDDAMLGPVFAEKITDWDHHLERMCMFWASVALASGAYDGRPMQKHLTLRIDRTHFDRWLELFAETLAEHCETAAARHFMERALRIASSFEIGIAAHNGVILGKGERYDPVSAWSPK
- a CDS encoding cysteine hydrolase family protein, translated to MWSWIGVSAVIILALITYTIYGHKRHLSPTKGKKIDLSQRPNSALLIIDLQEDFTLATGKNAYEPAAVEKTISAINELVEIANKTGQSVISVRQIFKGWYINLLVSLFNNGRGSPKSPGLDLDARLNGDIDHDITKARADAFSAPELERVLERQKVGKLHIVGLDGNYCVQATMQAAINRGYDVSFTDAGILAVNPGIWQKTKARLAASGAKSTITQAPAKAS
- a CDS encoding NAD(P)/FAD-dependent oxidoreductase, which translates into the protein MFTPSFLTANDKSGAYPSSYYAATANKTEHFVELDGDQVCDVVVVGGGFTGLSAALHLAERGYSVVLLEAHRVGWGASGRNGGQVGSGQRREQDDLEKMVGRDDARKLWDIAEQSKDIVKSLITKHDIKCDWKPGILHADHRERFVAGTHEYTEKLRTEYGYDAIRAVDRDEIRDMLGSEFYYGGSLDMGAGHLHPLNFALGLADAARAAGARIFENATVNGYDNDEKVIVKTASGHRVTADMMVLGCNGYLDGLEDRVARRVMPINNFVIATEPLGDDLARELIRDDVAVADSKFVINYYRLSADKRMLFGGGETYSYHFPKDIKSFVAPHMLEVYPQLKDVKIDYGWGGTLAITMNRMPFFRKVEDRVYTATGYSGHGVAMATLAGQIMADAISGTMDRFDVMSNIKIPSFPGGKALRYPFLVLAMTWYSIRDRL
- a CDS encoding L-serine ammonia-lyase, iron-sulfur-dependent, subunit alpha, which gives rise to MQEISLLNSVIGPVMRGPSSSHWAAPYMMAKVARELSCSNGEVLKKAIVRFDPRGSFAPVYQAQSSDENFAAGFAGAALTDTDYRDILPRVTRGEGFLFAVEIVELENNNHPNRVDLELTVTERNGADRADLYAGASVGGGMYYIDAMNGEPVFLTGKTASVFVWCPDIGARSDDIAAGLALNGNKLLGISVDPDHDRCEIALQALPDTTLIASLRDQDGIKDVRFAAASQYPVCATDDLFSTSDAVIAVAEQQGGSLAEAGLVLEARRLGLSRDATRALFRERCELMLRVVAEGFDAKPEDNVMRFLTLRARKVRDANLPAGLGGAVLQDAIAGALSAMERDSNRGLVCAAPTAGSAGVVPGTLYGLIRHGIDLDGATDALQVMALVGAVFAARGTFAAECGGCSVETGASAAMAAAGVAQAFGGTPVQCFDAASMCLMNTLGLVCDPVGGDVEIPCHARNVAGVSHAFSSAMAVMAGFDAVLGYDELVDQTVKIGAMMHPDLRCTARGGCAATKTALRMVEAVTQAR